A single Oryza brachyantha chromosome 8, ObraRS2, whole genome shotgun sequence DNA region contains:
- the LOC102719224 gene encoding probable transmembrane ascorbate ferrireductase 2, which produces MAAAPAVRLPVFGLVRLLGLAAAAAIVVWAVHFRGGMAFSSETDKLLIFNVHPVLMLIGLVVFNGEALLAYKTVPGTKKLKKLVHLALQFLAMLLSLIGLWTVWKFHNEREIDHLYTLHSWLGLACIIFFSLQWATGFYTFWYPGGSRSGRASLLPWHVFFGLFLYVLAIATSVSGLLEKSIFMQSAKMIGRFSTEALFMNSLGMLLVLLGALVILAVVSPGSGKIDTYRGSSE; this is translated from the exons atggcggcggcgccagcggTCAGGCTCCCGGTGTTCGGCCTCGTGCGGCTTCTGGgcctggccgcggcggcggccatcgtCGTCTGGGCCGTCCACTTCCGCGGCGGGATGGCCTTCTCCTCCGAGACGGACAAGCTCCTCATCTTCAAC GTTCACCCAGTGTTGATGCTGATTGGATTGGTAGTCTTTAATGGTGAAG CTCTTTTGGCCTACAAGACAGTACCAGGAACCAAGAAACTGAAGAAGCTTGTACATCTTGCCTTGCAGTTCCTTGCCATGCTCCTCAGTCTAATTGGGCTCTGGACTGTATGGAAGTTCCACAATGAGAGAGAAATTGACCACTTATATACACTTCACTCCTGGTTGGGCCTTGCTTGCATCATCTTCTTCAGCTTACAG TGGGCTACTGGATTTTATACATTTTGGTACCCTGGTGGATCTAGGAGTGGAAGAGCCTCTCTGCTGCCCTGGCATGTCTTCTTTGGCCTCTTCCTCTATGTTCTTGCCATCGCCACAAGTGTCTCGGGACTTCTCGAGAAGTCGATCTTCATGCAGAGTGCAAAAATGATCGGGCGTTTCTCGACAGAAGCTCTTTTTATGAACTCTTTGGGAATGTTGCTGGTACTACTGGGCGCTCTTGTCATACTTGCAGTTGTCAGTCCCGGTTCTGGCAAGATCGATACATACCGAGGTTCATCTGAGTGA
- the LOC102705655 gene encoding double-stranded RNA-binding protein 4-like, with amino-acid sequence MADTAAAAASGQASSEAPAPLPPPPHHCNYKNLLQELLQQANKRLPIYSTKCKGEHHQPKFKSTVTVEDEQFSSASCHRRVKDAEKDAAKVAYDILVKRKESDDVNVTDVFRLIDQDVVFSKSILHEFAIKTKAAQPSYSVLKKEELSPVTPYVASVSFAGSTYTGGASRSKKDAEQKAARAAVKSILATKNACMAQIIRSKENLITTNTPSVYKEERGAANQEINSNPTNKGLPFVPIIFTAPVIYESYGGPGDIVPVSQPISSSPVAVQEHNIMPAADPASNPSAQAVHVSKKHKNNRISEPGPKEERVAQ; translated from the exons ATGGcggacaccgccgccgccgccgcctcggggcAGGCGTCGTCAGAAGCACCGGCCCCGctgcctccccctcccc ATCATTGCAATTACAAAAACCTATTGCAAGAGCTTCTTCAACAGGCAAATAAGAGGTTGCCAATCTACTCTACCAAGTGTAAGGGTGAACACCATCAACCTAAGTTCAAATCCACTGTCACAGTGGAGGATGAGCAGTTTTCATCCGCTTCTTGTCATAGACGCGTCAAGGATGCTGAGAAGGATGCTGCTAAAGTAGCCTATGATATCTTggttaaaagaaaagagagtgATGATGTTAATGTTACAGATGTGTTTAGGCTCATTGATCAG GATGTAGTTTTCAGCAAATCAATTCTTCATGAATTTGCTATTAAGACAAAAGCAGCACAGCCTTCTTACTCTGTATTGAAGAAAGAAGAGTTAAGCCCCGTGACTCCATATGTGGCATCTGTGTCATTTGCTGGGAGTACTTATACTGGTGGAGCTTCAAGAAGCAAGAAGGACGCAGAGCAGAAGGCAGCTCGTGCTGCTGTCAAGTCAATTTTAG CTACAAAGAATGCCTGCATGGCGCAAATTATTAGATCGAAGGAAAATCTCATCACTACAAACACACCTTCTGTGTACAAGGAAGAAAGAGGAGCTGCTAATCAGGAAATCAACAGTAATCCAACAAACAAGGGACTTCCTTTTGTTCCTATAATATTCACAGCCCCAGTTATTTATGAATCTTATG GTGGACCGGGTGACATAGTTCCTGTGTCACAACCTATATCTTCCTCTCCTGTTGCTGTTCAGGAACACAATATCATGCCAGCAGCTGATCCAGCTTCCAACCCATCTGCACAAGCTGTGCATGTATCAAAGAAACACAAGAATAACAGAATCAGCGAACCAGGGCCCAAGGAAGAAAGGGTTGCACAGTAG
- the LOC102705098 gene encoding protein Dr1 homolog translates to MDPMDIVGKSKEDVSLPKSTMFKIIKEMLPPDVRVARDAQDLLVECCVEFINLLSSESNEVCSREDKKTIAPEHVLRALQDLGFREYIEEVQMAYEQHKHDTLDSPKASKFTGVEMTEEQAVAEQQRMFAEARARMNNGAAKPKDPEPEAQQQTQPPSQPQVHPQPQQPLQPQLQPHSQPQQQPSQILLHPQSQHIPQLQPELRPQQQQSSQLQPQPQLHPQLQPAPQLQTQPQLHPQPPQPPQMQPQQPQLHQQPQQPQPSPQAELQSQSQPQTEEGLDSL, encoded by the exons ATGGATCCGATGGACATCGTGGGGAAGTCCAAGGAGGACGTTTCGCTCCCGAAAT CAACAATGTTTAAGATTATAAAGGAGATGCTCCCACCTGATGTTCGAGTGGCAAGAGATGCACAAGATCTTCTTGTTGAATGCTGTGTAG AGTTCATCAACCTCCTATCATCTGAATCCAATGAAGTTTGCAGCCGAGAAGACAAGAAAACTATTGCTCCTGAGCATGTTCTTAGAGCTTTGCAG GATCTTGGCTTCAGGGAGTACATTGAAGAGGTTCAAATGGCCTACGAACAGCATAAGCATGATACCCTG GATTCTCCAAAAGCAAGCAAATTCACTGGGGTGGAGATGACAGAGGAACAAGCTGTAGCTGAGCAACAGAGGATGTTTGCTGAGGCCCGTGCAAGGATGAATAATGGTGCCGCCAAACCAAAGGATCCAGAACCTGAAGCACAGCAGCAAACACAACCACCATCACAGCCTCAGGTGCACCCCCAACCACAGCAACCCCTGCAGCCTCAACTTCAGCCCCATTCTCAACCACAACAACAGCCCTCTCAAATACTGCTGCATCCTCAATCGCAGCATATTCCGCAACTTCAACCTGAGCTCCGCCCTCAACAGCAGCAGTCCTCACAGCTGCAACCACAACCTCAGCTCCACCCACAACTGCAGCCGGCCCCACAGTTGCAAACGCAACCTCAGCTCCATCCGCAGCCGCCACAGCCTCCACAAATGCAGCCACAGCAGCCTCAGCTCCATCAGCAACCGCAGCAGCCACAGCCATCGCCACAGGCAGAGCTGCAGTCACAGTCACAACCGCAAACAGAAGAAGGCTTGGACAGTTTGTGA
- the LOC102705370 gene encoding clavaminate synthase-like protein At3g21360, with product MAGDFFGVGECDGQRTIDGQQVPLVLTPASPSVGGGGEALAALLRANREWVESRVVANSAVLLRGFGVRDAAEFDTVVDALGWPDIRYFGPAPRTHVHGRVWTANEGPLHEFIYFHHEMVLIKEFPGKVILFCEVPPPEGGETPFVPSFRVTERVVEEFPEMVEELDEKGLRYTFMAPTKNDTKSMRGRGWEDAFATADKAEAEKRARALGMEVEWTADGGAKTILGPRKLTRVFPERPGRRMWFNTVVGMHGTEVSTATMADGSEIPAGFVRRCRDIIEEESIQFRWEKGDVLILDNLATLHGRRPSLPPRRVLVATCK from the exons ATGGCCGGCGACTTCTTCGGGGTGGGGGAGTGCGATGGCCAGAGGACCATCGACGGGCAGCAGGTGCCGCTCGTGCtcacgccggcgtcgccgtccgttggcggcggcggcgaggcgctggCGGCGCTGCTGCGGGCCAACCGCGAGTGGGTGGAGTCCAGGGTGGTGGCGAACAGCGCGGTGCTGCTGCGCGGGTTCGGCGTGCGcgacgccgccgagttcgACACCGTCGTGGACGCGCTCGGGTGGCCGGACATCCGGTACTTCGGCCCGGCGCCTCGCACCCACGTCCACGGCCGCGTCTGGACCGCCAACGAGGGGCCCCTCCACGAGTTCATCTACTTCCACCACGAGATGGTCCTG ATAAAGGAGTTCCCGGGGAAGGTGATACTGTTCTGCGaggtgccgccgccggagggaGGGGAGACGCCGTTCGTGCCGAGCTTCCGGGTGACGGAGCGGGTGGTGGAGGAGTTCCCGGAGATGGTGGAGGAGCTCGACGAGAAGGGGCTCCGGTACACGTTCATGGCGCCGACCAAGAACGACACCAAGTCCATGCGCGGCCGAGGGTGGGAGGACgccttcgccaccgccgacaAGGCCGAGGCCGAGAAGAG GGCGAGGGCGCTAGGGATGGAGGTGGAGTGGACGGCGGACGGCGGGGCGAAGACCATCCTGGGCCCGCGGAAGCTGACGCGCGTCTTCCCGGAGCGCCCGGGGCGCCGGATGTGGTTCAACACGGTGGTGGGGATGCACGGCACCGAGGTGAGCACGGCGACCATGGCCGACGGGTCGGAGATCCCGGCGGGCTTCGTGCGGCGGTGCCGCGACATCATCGAGGAGGAGAGCATCCAGTTCCGGTGGGAGAAGGGCGACGTGCTCATCCTCGACAACCTCGCCACcctccacggccgccgcccctcgcTGCCGCCCAGGAGGGTCCTCGTCGCCACCTGCAAGTGA